A genomic segment from Nicotiana sylvestris chromosome 1, ASM39365v2, whole genome shotgun sequence encodes:
- the LOC138869596 gene encoding uncharacterized protein yields the protein MNTSKQKEVVSDEVEVQDDDVPIVDGQVSEENLNAEVRIDIYDNEVETQNDMNPSREHVIDMLEMVVPKDKPPLPRPPPLYPQSLANQKNDNQFKKFIEMMKSLSINVPLVEALEQMSGYTKFMKDLVSKKRFMDCETIKMTHQVSTIVHSMAPKLEDPGAFTIPCTIRNANFSKALCDLGASINLMPYFMFKTLGIGQPRPTLMRLQIADRTMKRPLGIIDDVLVRVDKFILPADFVILDCEVDYEVPIILGRTFLATGKALVDVEAGEFIFRVGDEKVIFHVCKSTRQPNSTKVCSFVDLVTEVIVDDTSDMVNVEDPLESVLLNLDVNKDEGWVECVNALHEMSSYSYEPRKLSLDLENRKPPPIKPSIEEPPVLELKPLPSHLR from the exons ATGAATACTTCCAAGCAaaaggaagttgtgagtgatgaggTTGAAGTACAAGATGATGATGTCCCTATAGTTGATGGgcaagtgagtgaagagaatttgaatgccgaagtgaggattgatatttatgataatgaggtggagactcaaaatgacatgaacccgtctagggaacatgtgATAGACATGCTGGAAATGGTAGTGCCCAAGGATAAGCCTCcattgccaaggcctcctccacttTACCCTCAAAGTCTTGCGAATCAAAAGAATGATAAccaatttaagaagtttattgagatgatgaaaagcttgtcgatcaatgttcctttggtagaagctcttgagcaaatgtcgggttataccaagttcatgaaagacttggtgagtAAAAAGAGATtcatggattgtgagaccatcaaaatgactcatcaagtaagtacaattgtgcactcgatggctccaaagcttgaagatccagGCGCTTTCACTATTCCATGTACCATAAGGAATGCAAATTTTTCAAAGGCATTGTGTGACTTGGGAGCAagcatcaatttgatgccttacttcatgttcaaaactttgggtattggtcaaccgagACCTACTTTAATGAGGTTGCAAATTgcggatagaacaatgaagagaccgcttggtattattgatgatgttcttgtccgggtggacaagtttattttgccagctgattttgtgattcttGACTGTGAAGTCGACTATGAGGTGCCTATAATATTGggaaggactttcctagcaactgggaaggcattggttgatgtggaagcaggggaattCATCTTCCGGGTAGGTGACGAAAAGGttatctttcatgtgtgcaaatcaacgAGGCAGCCGAATAGTACTAAAGtttgctcttttgtggatcttgtcacggaggtgatagttgatgatactagtgacatggtcaatgtggaggatcctttaGAATCAGTATTGTTGAACCTTGATGTCAATAAGGATgaaggttgggtggagtgtgtcaatgctttgcaCGAAATGagttcttattcttatgagccacGTAAGCTTTCTCTGGATCTTGAGAACAGAAAGCCTCCACCAATAAAgccctcaattgaggaacctcccgttttggagttgaagcctttgccttcacacctcag gtag